Below is a genomic region from Paraburkholderia phenazinium.
GCGGCCGCGCAACTGGTGCAATTGCGCGAGGCCGAAGCGCTCGGCATGCTCGATCACCATCAGCGACGCATTTGGCACATCTACGCCCACTTCGATCACGGTTGTCGCGACCAGCAATTGCACTTCGTTGCGAGTGAAAGCGTCCATCACCTCGGCTTTCTCCGCCGGGGCAAGCCGGCCATGCACGAGGCCGACGTTCAGTTCCGGCAGCGCGGCGACCAGCGTTTCGTAGGTTTCGACGGCCGTCTGCAATTGCAGCGTCTCGCTTTCCTCGATCAGCGGACAGACCCAGTAGACCTGGCGTCCGGTCAGCGCCGCCTCGCGCACGCGGCCAATCACTTCTTCGCGACGCGCGTCGGAAATGAGCTTCGTCAGAATCGGGGTTCGGCCGGGCGGGAGTTCGTCGATGGTCGAGACGTCGAGGTCCGCGTAATAGGTCATGGCCAGCGTGCGCGGAATCGGCGTGGCGGACATCA
It encodes:
- a CDS encoding ATP-dependent DNA helicase RecG produces the protein IIQDAVEFARLGLVIVDEQHRFGVAQRLALRAKARNAAEGARDFQPHQLMMSATPIPRTLAMTYYADLDVSTIDELPPGRTPILTKLISDARREEVIGRVREAALTGRQVYWVCPLIEESETLQLQTAVETYETLVAALPELNVGLVHGRLAPAEKAEVMDAFTRNEVQLLVATTVIEVGVDVPNASLMVIEHAERFGLAQLHQLRGRVGRGSAASVCVLLYTGPLSITARARLQTMRETTDGFEIARRDLEIRGPGEFLGARQSGAAMLRFADLEQDGWLIEPAREAAAHLLEKYPDVVTQHLARWLGAREQYLKA